The genomic window ATTTTGTGCTGCTGTTTCAcccagggagggggctctggggtcccGCTGCGGCAAATTGCAGCTCCACCGCTGTGCAATTGTTTGCATCCCTCCCCATGCCCTTCCTAATCATCTACAGCCAGGCTGCTCCCTCATTCCCATCTGGCATGTTCGAGAGGCACTCCCCTCCCTTGGGCAGAATGAGATGAAATCCTGGAAGCTCAGGGCGCACGCAGTGCTGCCGAGGGCTGGGTGGACCTCTCATTCTGGCTCACACCAGGGTTATGCCAGTTTGGCTGCACTTCGCTTGGGAGCCAGGTTAAATTCAACTGCAATCAGTGGATCCCCAGTCAGACAACTGCAGCTGGCCACTCGCTGCTAAGGGCTCATTTTCACGGGTAGGTGAAGTAGGCAGCGCCATCTGGTGCCAGGTCAGGTCACTGCTGGGCATTCATTCCCTCTTGCTGGGTCCCCTCTGTCAAGGGGGCCCAAGGGCTGGCTGAACGCACCCTGGGGCAGAGGGCTTTCCCGCCTGCCCTCTCTGGCCGTTGGGAGGGTTCTGCCTGCATGCAGATGGGGCTGACTCATAACACTGGGCCTCCGAGAAGTTTTATGTCTTCAGAGTGCGTAGCTGCTGAGTCACTTTCTGGCTGAGAAGGGGCCCAGTTGGGGGACTCTGATGCTGGGGAGCGGCTTGCACAAGGAGGGAGGCATCTGTTCCTATAAGGCTCAGGACTTATTTGAACCTGTTCTCCTCCCCACGCAGTCTTCCCACACCTCTACGGAGGAGGATGAGATCTCCTTCCGAAGCAGGACCCAGTCGTGCACAACGGAGAATGCCTCCGACGATGCCCTCTCCATCCGCTCGGAGATGATCCAGAGGAAAGGTACTAGCCACGGGCGGGGTGGGAGTTTTGGGGAGGGTGAGCCATCTCAGCAGTCTGCTCTGGCGAGAGTGAAGCACAAAATCCAGCCGAGACGTGTGAGCTGGGGTTTGGGTGGCCTGAGGACTGCTGGGTGATTCCACAAGGGACATCAAGCCTGTCCTTTGGGCCAGAGGTTGCAgctgagatggggggagggactgTTCCGGGATTAGGGCAGGGCCGCTGGCAGGGAGTGGTAGTACTCTTCCAAGCTCTGCCCAGGGCAGCTGTCACTCCCAATAGATTGTGCAGATGTTCGTTGTATGCTCACACAGCTGTCAGGTCGTCCTGAGCCTGGCTCCTGTGCTCTAGGGCAGTAGCAGGGAGAACTCCTGGCAGAATGACACCGGAATGGTGGGAGATCATTTCCCTGATAGCTTTATCAAGGTTTACCAGGACTCAGTTTCCACACAGGCATTCCTTCGTTAGCCCCAATGGCTACTCGGTGTTGATTACATCCAAAGTATCAATATAAACATAAACAGCCTTATATTCGATACCCAGCTACAGTCCAGTTGCAAGCATTGGCTAAGATACTTACAGCTGGTTCAGACCTGGGAGACGCCTTCCCATCATGGCATGGCTCCAGAGGGGTAAGGAATGCTCTGACAAAGCAGCCCTAGAACGCGGGGCATTTTGTGCTCTGTAACAAACAAGCGACGGCATTGCTGGTTATTGGACCTTCACTAAACTCAGCTATAGCAGCTGAGAGCTGCACTCTGCTTTCTCCAAGGTTTTCTTCTTATCTCACTTTGCCATATTTTCCCCTGCTACTGGACTAAGCATTTCCTGCCAATTATTCGCTGCACCTGgtgcccaaaaagaaaaggagtacttgtggcaccttagagactaaccaatttatttgagcatgagctttcgtgagctacagctcacttcatcggatgctcatgctcaaataaattggttagtctctaaggtgccacaagtactccttttctttttgcgaatacagactaacacggctgttaccctgaaacctGGTGCCCAATTAcccatgttttctttatttctagTGCTTGGCCCAACCCTTAAATAAGATACCTGGTATTTCCAGGGTTGTTACAAGTTTACCACAAACAGTTCCCCTTTCTTATGGTCTCGGTCTTTTTGGTCACAGACCTGGGGCCTCACTCATGGTAAAATCCAACCTCAATTTAAAACCATTGTTTACTTAGGTCTGATGTGGGCCTGTGTTCCTACAGAGGCGCATACTGTGGGCGGGCGACGTCACAGTGGCTGGTCCCTGCTTACCAGTCTGGGACTTTATTTCATCGTAACTGCATTTCAGGTTCCACCTTCCGGCCTcacgactccttccccaaatcttcggagaaggcagggaagaggaggaaggagaggaggacgACGGTGCTGGGCATCCCCCAGCATGTCCAGAAAGAGCTGGGTAAGGAGGGCAGATGGGCCTTGCTGGAGGGAGAGCTCGGGGACAGTGGCTGCTCCGTGTGCACGAGTGAGCCAGAGTTCTCTCCCTGCTGAGACTTCAGCTCCGGCTCAGGCTAGGAGCTGGCTTATTCCTGGaggtccccctgccaccccttTAGCAGTGGAGTGTCCAAGGGGCAGCGGGGAGGAGTCAGAGTGTAAGGCAAAAGGGACCACCAGAGCCCCcgatctgacctcctgtgttagCAGAGGCCCTCACCCCATCCAGCCACGTCACACCCTGCCCGACAATTGGAAGCAGACCAtggtattacagccctcaggagtcTGAACCCCTGGGTGTCACAGGGAGAGAACAGGTGGACTGAGCTGCACTGAGGCCCCGGCCTGGCCAGCGTTGATTAAGTGAGCCCTGCCAGCCCATAGTAACCCCTGTATGCAATCAGCaagggctgcctgcctgccaggaTCGGTTTATGATGATGCCGGGTTTTGCTCCTATCCACCCTCAGGTCTGAGAAACAGTCACGAGCTGAGGAAACGCCCTGGCAGTGTTTCCCCCAGAGACGGCCCCAGGCAGGGCGGGAGCCCCCCCAGCATGGCATCCCAGCCCTTGGTGAATGGTGATGAGGCAGACGGTGGCACAATCCACATCCCCACCATCAATGGAAACCTGcagcccccaccagcccccaaGGGCGGCGCTCGCATATCCCTGCAAGCCCTGGAGGAGGCAGAATCAGACGCAGCCATCCAGAGGCACATTGACCGCGTCTACTACGACGacatgctgctggggaggaggacgGCAGCCAAGCTGTCTCCCTTGCTGAGGCCGAAGTCACTGGCTGTGCCGGGCATGACCACCAACGCCAGCCCTCCTCCGGAGCTGCTGGGCCCTGTTATGTCCATTTCCCCCCAGGCCACCTACATGTCCAAGATCATTCCCAACGCCGTCCTGCCCCCCATGGTGGACGTCATCGCGCTGAGCAGGAGCAGCGTGCGGACGCTGAGCCGCTGCAGCCTGGTTTCCTCCAGCCCAGCCTCAGTCCGCTCCCTCGCCCGCTTCTCGGAGCCCGGCGGCCGCAGCCGGGAGCACTCCTCCTCCAGCGACAACTGGAGCCACTCCCAGTCCACGGAGACCATAGTGTCCGACAGCTCCACCATCTCCTCGCAGGGCGGCTCCGACAGCAGGAAGGGGGAGGCTGGGCCGCCCAGCGAGGCAGATACGGCAGGCCGGTCCGACACGGACCAGCTCAGTGTCTACAGTGCCGCGAGCTGCACCAACTCCTGTGCCAAGGCCAGGCCCGCCTACAGAGCCCACGGCCTGctggcagcggggctggggggcagcagcgGCAGGGCCTCCCCCGCGTACAGCACCGGCAGCATGGCGGGCAGCTCGGACACCATGAGCGTGAGGAGCGACCGCTCTTCCACGCGCAGCGTATCCCTCAGGAAAATGAAGAAACCGCCGGCGCCCCCTAGGAGGACCCACTCCCTGCACCAAAGGGCTGAGCAGCAGCAAGCGGTGGGCGAGGGGGGGCAGAAAGTGCTGGGCCTGCCCCCTAAGCCAGATCCCCGACACCAGCGTGAGCCGTGGACACCGTGCCTGGAGAGCCAGAGCCCCCTGGTCGAGGACGAGGTCTTCTCGCCCGGCTCGCTGAGCGAGACCAGCAGCATCCGCTCCGAGAGCCTGGCCTACTCGGCTGACGCCAGCTCCCCCGACGTGTCCCGGTGCAGCCCGGTGCCGGGGGAGAAGCTCcggagggaggtggagggggtggCCGTCATCCTCAGGGAGCAACGGGGCCCCCCCAGGCAGAGCTCCCCCGAGGGATTCAAGCGCACCATGTCGCCCTCCAGTGGCTACTCGAGTCAGAGcggcacccccaccctccccaccaaaGGGCTTGGCCCTCACGCCTCGTCTCCAGGAAAGAGGAGGCCCCAGCCAAAGAAACCGGAGAGGGTCTGCTCGCTGCAGTCTCCTGTGCtgtccatctcctcctccctggcATCCTTATCCTCCTCCACCTCCGACCCAGCCCCTGCAGAGACAGTGGCGCCCCCAGCTGGCCCGGCCCTTTCCTTGCAGAGTAGAATGGACAAGTTCATTATTCCTCCTCACCCCAAGGTGCCGGCCCCTATCTCCCCCCCACCTGTCAAACTCCGGCAGGCAGCGCCTTCTGCCAGCCCCgctgtctcctcccctgccccaagcacgGCCATCCAGGAGCCCTCGGCGCTTCCCAAGCCCACTAGCAGGTCaccccctccatctcctccacctccctaccatcctcctccaccaccagTGAAAAAGGGTGAGGCAAGCCCAGAGGCCCCCCACTCAGAGACTACTCAGGAGGCGCCTCAGGATCCCTCAtggcccccacctccccccccagcgCTGGACGAGCAGGATCTGTCCATGGCGGACTTCCCTCCTCCAGACGAGGCCGGCTTCTCCACCCTGCCGGAGCCTCTCCCTGTCGCTGGAACCGCGGTGTCTTCCTCTGTCGCAGCCCAGCCAAAGCCCACGGGCTCAGAGCAGCCGGCCAGCCTGAAAGCAGCACCCACAGGGGATGGTCCAGGGGCAGCCTCACTCGCATTCTCCACCAAAGTCTCCTCGAGGATTCAGCAGCAACAGGGCCCGTTGGCTGGGTCAACACTGCCAGCTCCCGCCTTGGAGTTGCCCATGCTGATCACCGTGCCCCCATCAGCCGGAGCAACGCCCGGCTTGCAGCCTAGCCAGCCCAAGCCTgctgtggctgcagccccaccccctgcacctgcGGCTCCAGCCCCGCCCATGGTTCTCCAGCCTCAAGCAAGCCTTAAGAAGACAACGAATGGCTCCCGGCTGGATCCTAAGAAGGAGCCTGTCTCTCGAAGTAAGAGCAACCCCACGCCAAAGGAGGACGCTAACCTCCCCATCGTcactccctccctgctgcagatGGTACGCCTGCGCTCTGTCAGCGTGCACGCGCCGGCCGGCCCGGGCAAGCAGACGCCTGGCCAGAACGGACAGGGCGCCGATGGCATAGGGAAGCAGGCCCAGCCTGTCCCCCAGAAACCCATCCGCAAGTCGCTGTCCCTGCGGCAGTCCCCTTCTTCCAAAGACACCGTGCCTTTGAACCAGCTGCAAAATGCCGTACGGCTGAAGACTTCCACCTTGTCCTCCAGAGACGCCCCGACCTCCAGACTGGTGGACAGGACCAATGGCAACAAGCTGACTCTCCCAGGTCACGCGGCCTCTGGCTTGGAGCCCACCGCTGGGGATGCCAAGGACGGCCAGGTGTCCCCCATCCACAAATCACCTGCCTCCACCGCCAGCTTCATCTTCGCCAAGAGCTCCAAGAAGCTGGTCATAGAGACCCCATCTTCCCCGGAGGCTCAGGCCGACCTGAAGAGGAACTTGGTAGCTGAGCTGATGAATTTCTCCGGGCAGCGTTCCACAGTCCCAGCAATGACCCAGCAGGGCCAGGTGCCCCCTGGCAAGTCACAAGCACAGAGGAAGTCCAGCAAGATCCCACCTCCCATAGCCAGGAAGCCTTCGCTTGGCATGGGGCAGCGTCAGCCACCTGTGAGCCCGAAGCCGCAGGGGGAGGAAGTGCTGAACTGTTCCCTACCAGACAGTAAAGTGAAGGCTCCCTCGGCCGAAGAGAACAGGACTAAGAGCGAACTGTCTGTGAACGCGGCCCCCCCAGCCAAGAGCAGCAGAGCCGGGCACCTGGCAGGCCCAGAGACGCCATCGCAGAATCCCCCTGCACAAGGTACAGAGGGATTGGGGAGTGTGGGAGAGGAGGTGCCGATTGGAAAATGCAGGGTGTAACAGGGTAGTGTAGGAGCCAGGCAGCTTCTCatttctgccagtgcaccccaatcctgaccaatgttccctctaatttttgacaggccatgtgtgcaaaaaatttcttccttgcaaatttttgacaggccctgtgcgcaaaaaatttcttctgtgcaaattgtgcttctgtgcaaatttttgtgcgtgcggtgtttcgccgtgtgtgcggcgtttaggatctgtgtgtgcacgcacatgcccacagcttagagggaacagtgatcctgacctgcagcccctcacTCACAGCTGTCAATGTACACCAATCCCAAACTGCAGCCCCTTCACAGCTGTCAATGCACTCCAATTCTGACTTGAAACCCCCCACTTGCAGCTGTCAATGCATTCCACTCTCAGCTGTTAATGCACCCCAATCCCAacctgcagctccccctcccctccactgcagctctcctcccgCATAACTCTTCcgctgccctgcactcaccctgtCTCTCTACCAGTAGGAACAGGGCTAGAAAACAAGACCGAGGATGATGATGGAACCCTCTGGAGAACAGCTTAGTGCTAGGCAGGGATGGTGGGGAGAATTGTGACTTTCTCTGACCCATCTCCTAATGCCTGAATCAAAGGGAGACGAGGAACAAACGTAGCCCTGTTAGGATCCCCACTAGCGCTGGCTGTTTGGCCCAGTTTGACCCCATCCCTCTGTCTAAACATCAGTCAGTCCAGAAACAACCTGGCTCAAAGCTGCTTGGAAACAGGCTGATGTGCTAGGAGGTAACTCTGCCTCCTGGGGCAATAAAACCGTGGCTGAGGGGGGTTGCACAAGCCCAGGCTCTTCAGCTTTAGAAACCAGCAGCGTCAGGAGGTGGCCACCCTCTTGGCTGACCCCAAGATTGAACCAGGGGCTTCCAGAGCTAAGAGCAGGGGCTAGAGCCCCCAGCTCTGTAACGGGCACAGCCGTTCCATGGCTCAGACAGAGGGGAGCCCGTAACCCACGCTGCCCAGTGTGCTGGGCTCAGTATAAAAAACtcgggcaggaggctggggtggatTTGAAGCAGCTGTCACCCCCACCTGAGCGCCGCCCGGCTCTGACAGGAATTGCTCTCCTTTTCCTGCAGACAAACGGGAAGAGACAGCCTGAAGGATGACGCTGCTGTGCTTGTGCCCTGACCTCCAGGAATACAAATCTCTCTCAGGGACCTGAGCAGGTGAAAGGATGAGCGTGGAGCTGGCACGACTGACTGAGTAAATGGAAGCAAACAGCCTTAGCCTCTGATGGCCTTGATATTTATGCAAAAACTGGTGTTGGTTTCACTTTCTTCAATAATACAGCTTtattgtgcttttttttaaaaaaaacaaaaactaaaccaAACCCTGTCCCGGAGTCCAGTGCCTCGCCCTTCACCCGCTGGATTTGCCGGTTTTGTTGGTGCAGGAGGGAAGGCTGCAGAGAAGCCGCTGTGAGgcgtgtgggggggtgtttttaTAAGACCACGCTGCACCACCTGAAGCATGGCCTCCTGGGTGGGGAGAAGACGGCCCGGCTGGGGACTTGTTTTTCCACGGTGCAGAGGATCGGCTCTGTTCTGTGCACCTGCGATGGCACGAAATCAAAGCACCTCTTCAAAAGAAGCTGAAGGCGCGTCCCAAATGCTACGGACTTCATGGCTGGCTGGCCAAGGAGTTCCTTTGCCGGCTTTGCTGCAGGGGATCTTCTCTCCTCGTGTTCCCGGACACGCGCTGTGTGGTGCTAGATATGCCCCGACTAGCTTTGGAAAGGTACAGCACCAGGCCTGAGGCGCGCG from Chelonia mydas isolate rCheMyd1 chromosome 19, rCheMyd1.pri.v2, whole genome shotgun sequence includes these protein-coding regions:
- the KIAA1522 gene encoding uncharacterized protein KIAA1522 homolog isoform X3; its protein translation is MVVFLSRNLPSLLALFKKKGSAKAENKKRLNVQYKAGAEQPDNVFFPSSRPPHLEELHNQAQAGLKSLQHQEKQKQTRSGWDYGDSNSIQSSHTSTEEDEISFRSRTQSCTTENASDDALSIRSEMIQRKGSTFRPHDSFPKSSEKAGKRRKERRTTVLGIPQHVQKELGLRNSHELRKRPGSVSPRDGPRQGGSPPSMASQPLVNGDEADGGTIHIPTINGNLQPPPAPKGGARISLQALEEAESDAAIQRHIDRVYYDDMLLGRRTAAKLSPLLRPKSLAVPGMTTNASPPPELLGPVMSISPQATYMSKIIPNAVLPPMVDVIALSRSSVRTLSRCSLVSSSPASVRSLARFSEPGGRSREHSSSSDNWSHSQSTETIVSDSSTISSQGGSDSRKGEAGPPSEADTAGRSDTDQLSVYSAASCTNSCAKARPAYRAHGLLAAGLGGSSGRASPAYSTGSMAGSSDTMSVRSDRSSTRSVSLRKMKKPPAPPRRTHSLHQRAEQQQAVGEGGQKVLGLPPKPDPRHQREPWTPCLESQSPLVEDEVFSPGSLSETSSIRSESLAYSADASSPDVSRCSPVPGEKLRREVEGVAVILREQRGPPRQSSPEGFKRTMSPSSGYSSQSGTPTLPTKGLGPHASSPGKRRPQPKKPERVCSLQSPVLSISSSLASLSSSTSDPAPAETVAPPAGPALSLQSRMDKFIIPPHPKVPAPISPPPVKLRQAAPSASPAVSSPAPSTAIQEPSALPKPTSRSPPPSPPPPYHPPPPPVKKGEASPEAPHSETTQEAPQDPSWPPPPPPALDEQDLSMADFPPPDEAGFSTLPEPLPVAGTAVSSSVAAQPKPTGSEQPASLKAAPTGDGPGAASLAFSTKVSSRIQQQQGPLAGSTLPAPALELPMLITVPPSAGATPGLQPSQPKPAVAAAPPPAPAAPAPPMVLQPQASLKKTTNGSRLDPKKEPVSRSKSNPTPKEDANLPIVTPSLLQMVRLRSVSVHAPAGPGKQTPGQNGQGADGIGKQAQPVPQKPIRKSLSLRQSPSSKDTVPLNQLQNAVRLKTSTLSSRDAPTSRLVDRTNGNKLTLPGHAASGLEPTAGDAKDGQVSPIHKSPASTASFIFAKSSKKLVIETPSSPEAQADLKRNLVAELMNFSGQRSTVPAMTQQGQVPPGKSQAQRKSSKIPPPIARKPSLGMGQRQPPVSPKPQGEEVLNCSLPDSKVKAPSAEENRTKSELSVNAAPPAKSSRAGHLAGPETPSQNPPAQDKREETA
- the KIAA1522 gene encoding uncharacterized protein KIAA1522 homolog isoform X2, with translation MGNMHHKRNPPNAKARSFWHFGRTGKLKTGSAKAENKKRLNVQYKAGAEQPDNVFFPSSRPPHLEELHNQAQAGLKSLQHQEKQKQTRSGWDYGDSNSIQSSHTSTEEDEISFRSRTQSCTTENASDDALSIRSEMIQRKGSTFRPHDSFPKSSEKAGKRRKERRTTVLGIPQHVQKELGLRNSHELRKRPGSVSPRDGPRQGGSPPSMASQPLVNGDEADGGTIHIPTINGNLQPPPAPKGGARISLQALEEAESDAAIQRHIDRVYYDDMLLGRRTAAKLSPLLRPKSLAVPGMTTNASPPPELLGPVMSISPQATYMSKIIPNAVLPPMVDVIALSRSSVRTLSRCSLVSSSPASVRSLARFSEPGGRSREHSSSSDNWSHSQSTETIVSDSSTISSQGGSDSRKGEAGPPSEADTAGRSDTDQLSVYSAASCTNSCAKARPAYRAHGLLAAGLGGSSGRASPAYSTGSMAGSSDTMSVRSDRSSTRSVSLRKMKKPPAPPRRTHSLHQRAEQQQAVGEGGQKVLGLPPKPDPRHQREPWTPCLESQSPLVEDEVFSPGSLSETSSIRSESLAYSADASSPDVSRCSPVPGEKLRREVEGVAVILREQRGPPRQSSPEGFKRTMSPSSGYSSQSGTPTLPTKGLGPHASSPGKRRPQPKKPERVCSLQSPVLSISSSLASLSSSTSDPAPAETVAPPAGPALSLQSRMDKFIIPPHPKVPAPISPPPVKLRQAAPSASPAVSSPAPSTAIQEPSALPKPTSRSPPPSPPPPYHPPPPPVKKGEASPEAPHSETTQEAPQDPSWPPPPPPALDEQDLSMADFPPPDEAGFSTLPEPLPVAGTAVSSSVAAQPKPTGSEQPASLKAAPTGDGPGAASLAFSTKVSSRIQQQQGPLAGSTLPAPALELPMLITVPPSAGATPGLQPSQPKPAVAAAPPPAPAAPAPPMVLQPQASLKKTTNGSRLDPKKEPVSRSKSNPTPKEDANLPIVTPSLLQMVRLRSVSVHAPAGPGKQTPGQNGQGADGIGKQAQPVPQKPIRKSLSLRQSPSSKDTVPLNQLQNAVRLKTSTLSSRDAPTSRLVDRTNGNKLTLPGHAASGLEPTAGDAKDGQVSPIHKSPASTASFIFAKSSKKLVIETPSSPEAQADLKRNLVAELMNFSGQRSTVPAMTQQGQVPPGKSQAQRKSSKIPPPIARKPSLGMGQRQPPVSPKPQGEEVLNCSLPDSKVKAPSAEENRTKSELSVNAAPPAKSSRAGHLAGPETPSQNPPAQDKREETA
- the KIAA1522 gene encoding uncharacterized protein KIAA1522 homolog isoform X1, with the protein product MSGRRSQEAPAAAAGTWLPAGGQEKGDVPSAQGAPKKKKPKSGSSSLRWAFSWLRGKRKKKKSSSGSSAHHGAPPAEGEAPSKGKKHEEPAKKGKGSAKAENKKRLNVQYKAGAEQPDNVFFPSSRPPHLEELHNQAQAGLKSLQHQEKQKQTRSGWDYGDSNSIQSSHTSTEEDEISFRSRTQSCTTENASDDALSIRSEMIQRKGSTFRPHDSFPKSSEKAGKRRKERRTTVLGIPQHVQKELGLRNSHELRKRPGSVSPRDGPRQGGSPPSMASQPLVNGDEADGGTIHIPTINGNLQPPPAPKGGARISLQALEEAESDAAIQRHIDRVYYDDMLLGRRTAAKLSPLLRPKSLAVPGMTTNASPPPELLGPVMSISPQATYMSKIIPNAVLPPMVDVIALSRSSVRTLSRCSLVSSSPASVRSLARFSEPGGRSREHSSSSDNWSHSQSTETIVSDSSTISSQGGSDSRKGEAGPPSEADTAGRSDTDQLSVYSAASCTNSCAKARPAYRAHGLLAAGLGGSSGRASPAYSTGSMAGSSDTMSVRSDRSSTRSVSLRKMKKPPAPPRRTHSLHQRAEQQQAVGEGGQKVLGLPPKPDPRHQREPWTPCLESQSPLVEDEVFSPGSLSETSSIRSESLAYSADASSPDVSRCSPVPGEKLRREVEGVAVILREQRGPPRQSSPEGFKRTMSPSSGYSSQSGTPTLPTKGLGPHASSPGKRRPQPKKPERVCSLQSPVLSISSSLASLSSSTSDPAPAETVAPPAGPALSLQSRMDKFIIPPHPKVPAPISPPPVKLRQAAPSASPAVSSPAPSTAIQEPSALPKPTSRSPPPSPPPPYHPPPPPVKKGEASPEAPHSETTQEAPQDPSWPPPPPPALDEQDLSMADFPPPDEAGFSTLPEPLPVAGTAVSSSVAAQPKPTGSEQPASLKAAPTGDGPGAASLAFSTKVSSRIQQQQGPLAGSTLPAPALELPMLITVPPSAGATPGLQPSQPKPAVAAAPPPAPAAPAPPMVLQPQASLKKTTNGSRLDPKKEPVSRSKSNPTPKEDANLPIVTPSLLQMVRLRSVSVHAPAGPGKQTPGQNGQGADGIGKQAQPVPQKPIRKSLSLRQSPSSKDTVPLNQLQNAVRLKTSTLSSRDAPTSRLVDRTNGNKLTLPGHAASGLEPTAGDAKDGQVSPIHKSPASTASFIFAKSSKKLVIETPSSPEAQADLKRNLVAELMNFSGQRSTVPAMTQQGQVPPGKSQAQRKSSKIPPPIARKPSLGMGQRQPPVSPKPQGEEVLNCSLPDSKVKAPSAEENRTKSELSVNAAPPAKSSRAGHLAGPETPSQNPPAQDKREETA